CTGCTGCGGAGAGGCCCTAGTGGATTTCGTCGGCGTTGGCGCCGGGGCCGAACGCCTATATCGCCCGATCCCCGGTGGCGCACCGTTCAATAGTGCGATCGGCGCGGCGCGCCTGGGGATAAAGACCGCCTTTTTCGGGGCGTTGGGCGCGGACTGGCTGGGCGACATGGTGCGCGCCCGTCTACACGAAAGCGCGGTGCGTATGGATCTGCTGCAATCGCGGGCGCTGGCGACGCCGATCGCCCTGGTTCACGAAAGCGGCGAGGGCGCGCAGTACGTTTTTCATGGCGTCGGCCCGCAAACGCCGATCATCGATCCCGACCGCTTCCCCGAACGGCTGCCCGACGAAACCGACGCGCTCCTGATCGGAGGGTTGGCGACCATCGTCGATCCCCCGGCCGCCGCGATCGAGGCGCTGGCGGACCGCCACGCGCGGGATGTCATCGTTTATTTTGATCCCAACGTCCGCCCGGCGATGGTCTCCGACCGCCCGGCGTTCATGGCGCGGATGGAACGGCTCTGCGCGCTGTCCGCCATCGTCAAAATCAGCGCCGACGATGCAAAGTGGTGCTATCCCGACCTGACGGACGAGGCCGCCGCCGAGCATCTCGCCTCCCTTGGAGGGAGCGTGGTCTTGCTGACCCGGGGGGGCGACGACGCCCGTGCTTTGGGGCCGTGGGGATGGGCGCGCGTCCGTCCTCCCCAGGTGGTCGTGGGCGATACCGTCGGCGCGGGGGACACCTTCAACGCCGGTTTTATCACCGCGCTGATGCGCGCCGGCGTGAACGAGGCGCGGGCGTTGCGCCGCCTAGGCGTGGCGGAGGTTTCCGGGATGCTCGATTTCGCCTGCGCGGCGGCGGCGCTGTGCTGCACCCGCCACGGCGCGCAGGCGCCTTATCTTGACGAACTGGAACGCTTCATGGGAAGGCATGCCGCGCCTCCCAAGTCGCCGGTATTTCGAACGCCGCCCCCTTGAACGCCCCGCCTGCGAGATGTCGATGTTTCGGCGCGCGGTCTACTCGATGTCCGGCGCCGTGAGCGGGAGTTGAATGGTAAATGTCGTGCCCTTGCCCGCGTGTGACTGGACCTGAATGGTTCCACCGTGTTTGTTGACCACGATATCCCAGGAAATGGCGAGGCCTTGCCCGGTTCCCTTGCCGACTTTTTTAGTCGTGAAAAAGGGATCGAACATGTGTTTCTGCACCTTCGGGGACATCCCGGCTCCGGTATCGGATATCTTCACTTCGACGATGTCCTCTCGTAATCGGGTGCTTAAGGCTATCGTTCCCTTTTCCGACGCATTCAATTCCTGAATGGCATGGGCGGCATTCACGATCATGTTCAAAAAGACCTGATTGATTTCGCCGGGGAGACACTGAATTTGGGGCAAGTTTTCGTCCAGGTCCAGTTCGATGTCGGCGAAAAGCTTCCATTCGTTTCTGGATACCGTCAGGGTGTTTTTTAGCGAGGCGTTGATGTCGGCGAGTGTTTTTTCCTTGGTGCTGGGATGGGAAAATTCCTTCATCGACAGGACGATACGCGCGACATCCTTGACGCCGTTCAGCGATTGTTCGATGGCCTGGGGGATGTCCTCTTCAAGATAGTCGATATCCAGATCGTTTAGGCGTGTCGCCAGTTTTTCCAGCTCTTCGGCGTCAACGGGACATCCATCGGGGGCATTTTTTAAGGCTTCCACAAGCGTATGCGTCGGGCGCAAAACCGCCAGGATATTTCCCACAACATCCTGTAGGAAGGTTAAGTTGTCGCCGATGTATTGCGTGGGGGTGTTGATTTCATGCGCGATGCCCCCCGCGAGAAGCCCGATGGCCTCCATTTTCGAAGCATGCATCAGATCCCGCTCAAGCTCTTCTTGGTGTAATTTGTCTTTCTTACGCTGGCTGATGTCGGAAACGACGGCGATGAATTGCCGTCCTTGTTCGGTGTCTAATTTACTGATGCCCAATTCAATGGGAAAGGTCTCGCCGTTTTTGCGCAGCCCCTCCAACTCCCGAGTGCCGGTTCCAAGAATGCGCGGCGTTTCGGTCGAATTATGTGCGGCGATATAGTCATCGTGTCGATCGCGGTGCGGGTGAGGGACGAGTATCGACACGTTTTCACCCAGAATTTCGGAATTTTCATAACCGAACGTGGCCTCCGCCACGCAGTTGAACATCAATATCGTTCCCTGCTCATCAACGATGACGACACCGGAAATGATGTTGTCGAGAATCTTGCGTACGTAGTCTTCACGCGAACGGGACTCTAACTCCGCCTGCTTGTGCTTGGTGATATCGGTCCATATTCCGATGACGCCGCCTTGAAATGTTTTTTTTGTATTGATTGAAAACCAGCGGCCGTCTCGAAATTGTTCCTCGTAAATTCCGGATGCCGTGGTGTATCGTTGAAGATGCGCGCTTACGTAGCTCTCGATATCAAGGGGCGTGGTATCGACGATGCCCGCCTCGCACCACCCGCGAATCAACGTTTCCAAGGGCGTGCCTTTGACAAGAAGCCGAGAAATTGGCCGCAATAGGTTGGTGAAGGCATCGTTGTGCGTGACGATATTGAGGTTCTCGTCCAGAACGACCACCCCCTGGGGCGTCGCCCGCATGATGTCGAACATCGCCGTGCGGCTTTCTTGCGCCGAGGCCATCGCTTGTCGCAGGTGGCGGTCTACGAACGTCGCGATCACGCTGAGTCCGACGACGAGCAGGGCGGCGACGGCGACGGCCGCGCCCAGGGTGGAAGGGTGTATTTCTGTGGATTTGGGGACATGCTGAAAATCGGCATGGAAGAAATACGTCGCCGACATGGCGATGTAGTGGGTCGTGCTGACCGCCAGCCCCAAAATCGCCGCACCGAAAAAATCCGATGCAAGCGCGTGCGATTTTGAAGAAGAGTTATGGCGCCCGACGATAAAAAAAACAAACAAACCAAAGGAGGACAACAACAAGCCGGCGATGATGGAAAACAAGAATCGCGCAGGATCATAGAATATCACGTCATCCATCACCATTGCGCTGGACCCGACGTAGTGCATGCCGGCGATTCCGGCGCCGAGAACGAGTCCGCCGCCGGCGATACGTTTGAGGGAAACTGTGGAATTCCCGACGATATGAATGACGGCGGCGCTGGCCAGCATGGCGATTACGCCCGACAGAACGGTCAGATTGATATCGTAGTCAATCGAATCGGGTGTGGAATACGCCAACATCCCGATGAAATGCATCGACCAAATGCCGTTTCCCATCGCCAGGGCGCCGGCCATGATCCAGCCCCAGCGGGCCTTTTTCGTGTTTTCAGAGTGTCGAATATGGGCGACGATCTTCAATGCCGCGTAAGCGCCGAGCGCCGCGATGATATAGGACAGAACGACCAAAACGGGATCATACGACCCGGTATGCGCCAACGATTTATCCATCTCCGGGGGGAGGAAATGAAAATTCATGATGTCTCTCCGCTCAATGGTGAATTCCC
This genomic window from Varunaivibrio sulfuroxidans contains:
- a CDS encoding carbohydrate kinase family protein, whose protein sequence is MLVCCGEALVDFVGVGAGAERLYRPIPGGAPFNSAIGAARLGIKTAFFGALGADWLGDMVRARLHESAVRMDLLQSRALATPIALVHESGEGAQYVFHGVGPQTPIIDPDRFPERLPDETDALLIGGLATIVDPPAAAIEALADRHARDVIVYFDPNVRPAMVSDRPAFMARMERLCALSAIVKISADDAKWCYPDLTDEAAAEHLASLGGSVVLLTRGGDDARALGPWGWARVRPPQVVVGDTVGAGDTFNAGFITALMRAGVNEARALRRLGVAEVSGMLDFACAAAALCCTRHGAQAPYLDELERFMGRHAAPPKSPVFRTPPP
- a CDS encoding MHYT domain-containing protein; amino-acid sequence: MNFHFLPPEMDKSLAHTGSYDPVLVVLSYIIAALGAYAALKIVAHIRHSENTKKARWGWIMAGALAMGNGIWSMHFIGMLAYSTPDSIDYDINLTVLSGVIAMLASAAVIHIVGNSTVSLKRIAGGGLVLGAGIAGMHYVGSSAMVMDDVIFYDPARFLFSIIAGLLLSSFGLFVFFIVGRHNSSSKSHALASDFFGAAILGLAVSTTHYIAMSATYFFHADFQHVPKSTEIHPSTLGAAVAVAALLVVGLSVIATFVDRHLRQAMASAQESRTAMFDIMRATPQGVVVLDENLNIVTHNDAFTNLLRPISRLLVKGTPLETLIRGWCEAGIVDTTPLDIESYVSAHLQRYTTASGIYEEQFRDGRWFSINTKKTFQGGVIGIWTDITKHKQAELESRSREDYVRKILDNIISGVVIVDEQGTILMFNCVAEATFGYENSEILGENVSILVPHPHRDRHDDYIAAHNSTETPRILGTGTRELEGLRKNGETFPIELGISKLDTEQGRQFIAVVSDISQRKKDKLHQEELERDLMHASKMEAIGLLAGGIAHEINTPTQYIGDNLTFLQDVVGNILAVLRPTHTLVEALKNAPDGCPVDAEELEKLATRLNDLDIDYLEEDIPQAIEQSLNGVKDVARIVLSMKEFSHPSTKEKTLADINASLKNTLTVSRNEWKLFADIELDLDENLPQIQCLPGEINQVFLNMIVNAAHAIQELNASEKGTIALSTRLREDIVEVKISDTGAGMSPKVQKHMFDPFFTTKKVGKGTGQGLAISWDIVVNKHGGTIQVQSHAGKGTTFTIQLPLTAPDIE